In Candidatus Methylomirabilota bacterium, one DNA window encodes the following:
- a CDS encoding PBP1A family penicillin-binding protein, whose protein sequence is MATPPRGKRLGWLRSRWFRTLAFALVVVFFLGGLGIGVAALWAFTILPRSLPAVTALENFEPVQGTKVFDDSDELITEFHVERRIFVPLAQIPKPLKDAVIATEDARFYSHWGVDPMGVARAVYQNFRHGRIVEGGSTITQQLAKVLFLTPDKSLDRKLKEAVLAVELERRYPKDRLLEMYLNQIYFGHGAFGVEAASRTFFGKSVKELTLAESALLAGLPKAPSTYSPFDHPDAAKRRRSTVLARMVDVNAIKDADAKKVASAKLELVPPERRRTTGQYYLEYVQQALESAYGADLVFKGGLQVYTTLSPSMQLKAEQSLREGLKALETRRLKVSEKAGAPPATERPEGALLALDPSTGHIKAMVGGYDFFKSEFNRAIQARRQPGSAFKPFVYIAALESGLTPATVVDDYPIEFPGGPNSKPWKPDNYDRKFRGPVTLQQALEESINVVAVRVQDRIGLKRTIDVARRLGVESPLGENLSLALGTSELSLLELTSAYGTLANHGVWIHPTAIRYVLDAQGKLLEENVPDGKQVVSPEVAYVATQMLKGTIERGTGVAAKALGRPAAAKTGTTNDYSNAWFIGFTPQLATGVWVGFDRPRSLGKDETGSRVAVPIWTTFMSAALAGQPAEDFPMPERVVVVPVDLDRGDCTRPAPMAFVIGTEPAHVCGQARFAGGVIRALPPAPAVTAPLGASPAAAAPAAAPPKEPTQNP, encoded by the coding sequence ATGGCCACGCCCCCACGCGGGAAACGGCTCGGCTGGCTGCGGAGCCGGTGGTTCCGGACCCTCGCGTTCGCCCTCGTGGTCGTGTTCTTCCTGGGGGGCCTCGGGATCGGGGTCGCCGCCCTTTGGGCCTTCACCATCCTGCCCCGCTCCCTGCCCGCCGTCACCGCTCTGGAGAACTTCGAGCCCGTGCAGGGCACCAAGGTCTTCGACGACAGCGACGAGCTGATCACCGAATTCCACGTCGAGCGCCGCATCTTCGTGCCGCTCGCCCAGATCCCCAAGCCGCTCAAGGACGCGGTCATCGCCACCGAGGACGCGCGCTTCTACTCCCACTGGGGCGTGGACCCGATGGGTGTCGCGCGCGCGGTGTACCAGAACTTCCGCCACGGGCGCATCGTCGAGGGCGGCAGCACCATCACCCAGCAGCTCGCCAAGGTGCTCTTCCTCACCCCCGACAAGAGCCTCGACCGGAAGCTCAAGGAAGCCGTGCTGGCGGTGGAGCTCGAGCGCCGGTATCCGAAGGACCGGCTCCTCGAGATGTACCTCAACCAGATCTATTTCGGGCACGGCGCCTTCGGCGTGGAGGCGGCGTCCCGCACCTTCTTCGGCAAGTCCGTGAAGGAGCTCACGCTCGCGGAGAGCGCGCTCCTCGCCGGGCTCCCCAAGGCGCCCTCGACCTATTCGCCCTTCGACCATCCCGACGCCGCAAAGCGCCGGCGCAGCACCGTGCTCGCCCGCATGGTGGATGTCAACGCGATCAAGGACGCCGACGCCAAGAAGGTCGCCTCCGCGAAGCTCGAGCTGGTGCCGCCCGAGCGGCGGCGCACCACCGGCCAGTATTACCTCGAGTACGTCCAGCAGGCCCTGGAGTCGGCGTACGGCGCCGACCTCGTCTTCAAGGGCGGGCTCCAGGTCTACACGACGCTCTCGCCCTCGATGCAGCTCAAGGCCGAGCAGTCGCTGCGCGAGGGGCTCAAGGCGCTGGAGACACGGCGGCTGAAGGTCTCGGAGAAGGCGGGGGCGCCGCCGGCGACGGAGCGCCCCGAGGGCGCCCTGCTCGCCCTGGATCCGTCCACCGGCCACATCAAGGCCATGGTGGGCGGCTATGACTTCTTCAAGAGCGAGTTCAACCGCGCCATCCAGGCGCGGCGCCAGCCCGGCTCCGCCTTCAAGCCCTTCGTGTACATTGCCGCGCTCGAGTCGGGGCTCACGCCCGCGACGGTGGTCGACGACTATCCGATCGAGTTCCCCGGCGGCCCCAACAGCAAGCCCTGGAAGCCCGACAACTACGACCGCAAGTTCCGGGGCCCGGTCACCCTCCAGCAGGCGCTGGAGGAGTCGATCAACGTGGTGGCGGTGCGCGTGCAGGACCGGATCGGGCTCAAGCGCACCATCGACGTCGCCCGCCGCCTCGGTGTCGAGAGCCCGCTGGGTGAGAACCTGAGCCTGGCCCTGGGCACCTCCGAGCTGTCGCTGCTCGAGCTCACGTCCGCCTACGGCACCCTCGCGAATCATGGCGTGTGGATCCATCCCACCGCCATCCGCTACGTGCTCGATGCGCAGGGCAAGCTGCTCGAGGAGAACGTGCCCGACGGCAAGCAGGTCGTCTCGCCGGAGGTGGCCTACGTCGCCACCCAGATGCTCAAGGGCACCATCGAGCGCGGCACCGGGGTCGCGGCCAAGGCGCTCGGCCGGCCCGCCGCGGCCAAGACCGGCACCACCAACGACTACTCGAATGCCTGGTTCATCGGCTTCACGCCGCAGCTCGCCACCGGGGTGTGGGTCGGCTTCGATCGCCCGCGCAGCCTCGGCAAGGACGAGACGGGATCGCGCGTCGCGGTGCCGATCTGGACCACGTTCATGAGCGCCGCGCTCGCCGGGCAGCCCGCGGAGGACTTCCCCATGCCCGAGAGGGTCGTCGTGGTGCCGGTGGACCTCGACCGCGGGGACTGCACGCGCCCGGCCCCCATGGCCTTCGTGATCGGCACCGAACCGGCCCACGTCTGCGGGCAGGCCCGCTTCGCAGGCGGTGTCATTCGCGCCCTGCCCCCCGCCCCCGCCGTGACGGCGCCCCTGGGCGCGTCGCCGGCGGCCGCGGCGCCCGCGGCGGCGCCGCCCAAGGAGCCGACGCAGAACCCCTAG
- the tyrS gene encoding tyrosine--tRNA ligase, which yields MNPKTFTSALLDDLQWRGLISDISDPADADRHFATPGRRAYIGFDPTADSLHVGSLLGLVVLSRIQRAGHRPIVLIGGGTGLIGDPSGKAGERALSPEDQVAAAAARLRVQVQRFLDFGSGPAGALLVNNYDWLGKMDAIGFLRDVGKHFPLGAMLARESVRARMGRADAGLSYTEFSYQVLQAYDFLRLFQDQECRVQLGGTDQWGNITAGIELIRRVAGEQAFGIVHPLVTKEDGTKFGKTESGTVWLDAARTSPYEMYQFWLNTGDADVVKFLKYFTFLSREAVAELERATAAAPERREAQRVLAREVTALVHGGAAMKEAEAIGAAMFGGDLVALAPTQLDQVCRAIPTAEIGADEAGALGVVDLLVRVGAADSKGEARKLLAGGGVTINGQRVTGVADTLRTLAPLHDRFWIVRKGRRSYYAGRLSGR from the coding sequence GTGAATCCAAAGACTTTCACGTCTGCGCTGCTCGACGATCTCCAGTGGCGCGGCCTCATCAGCGACATCTCCGACCCCGCCGACGCCGATCGCCATTTCGCCACCCCGGGGCGCCGCGCCTACATCGGCTTTGACCCCACCGCGGACAGCCTCCACGTGGGGAGCCTCCTGGGCCTCGTGGTGCTGAGCCGGATCCAGCGCGCGGGGCACCGGCCCATCGTGCTCATCGGGGGCGGGACGGGGCTCATCGGCGACCCCAGCGGCAAGGCGGGCGAGCGCGCGCTGAGCCCGGAGGACCAGGTGGCGGCGGCGGCGGCACGGCTCAGGGTCCAGGTGCAGCGCTTCCTCGACTTCGGGTCGGGGCCGGCCGGCGCGCTCCTCGTCAACAACTACGACTGGCTCGGCAAGATGGACGCGATTGGATTCCTTCGAGATGTCGGCAAGCACTTTCCCCTCGGCGCCATGCTCGCCAGGGAATCCGTGCGCGCGCGCATGGGACGGGCGGACGCCGGGCTCTCGTACACCGAGTTCAGCTACCAGGTCCTCCAGGCCTATGACTTCCTGCGTCTCTTCCAGGACCAGGAATGCCGTGTCCAGCTCGGCGGGACCGATCAGTGGGGCAACATCACCGCGGGGATCGAGCTGATCCGGCGCGTCGCCGGCGAGCAGGCCTTCGGCATCGTGCATCCGCTGGTGACGAAGGAGGACGGCACCAAGTTCGGCAAGACGGAGTCGGGCACCGTGTGGCTCGACGCCGCGCGGACGTCACCCTACGAGATGTATCAGTTCTGGCTCAACACGGGCGACGCGGACGTCGTGAAGTTCCTCAAGTACTTCACGTTCCTCTCGCGCGAGGCGGTCGCCGAGCTCGAGCGGGCGACGGCGGCCGCGCCGGAGCGGCGCGAAGCGCAGCGTGTGCTCGCGCGTGAGGTCACCGCGCTCGTGCACGGCGGCGCGGCGATGAAGGAGGCGGAGGCGATCGGCGCCGCGATGTTCGGAGGAGACCTCGTCGCGCTGGCGCCCACGCAGCTGGACCAGGTCTGCCGCGCGATCCCCACCGCCGAGATCGGCGCGGACGAAGCGGGCGCGCTCGGGGTCGTCGATCTGCTCGTGCGCGTGGGCGCGGCGGATTCCAAGGGCGAGGCGCGGAAGCTCCTTGCCGGGGGCGGGGTCACGATCAACGGCCAGCGCGTCACGGGCGTCGCCGACACCTTGCGCACCCTGGCGCCGCTGCACGATCGCTTCTGGATCGTCCGCAAGGGGCGGCGGAGCTACTACGCCGGGCGACTGTCCGGCCGCTGA